A window of the Opitutaceae bacterium genome harbors these coding sequences:
- a CDS encoding N-acetyltransferase — translation MTFTLDTLPDTVRIREAQSSDAPDIRGVHLAAFGDEGPLVADLALELMADKSAEPMLVLVAESEKGVVGSIIFSSVRIPGAKSGPSYLLAPLAVAPEFQHMGVGKQLIESGLTALRERGGELIFVLGDPRYYSRFGFSAEHKVRAPYDLPYPDAWMCRPLGKLVPELIEGQLACAESLKRPEHW, via the coding sequence TTGACCTTCACATTGGACACTCTTCCAGACACAGTGCGAATTCGAGAAGCGCAATCATCAGATGCGCCGGATATCAGGGGAGTTCATCTCGCAGCGTTTGGAGATGAGGGTCCGCTGGTCGCCGATCTGGCATTGGAGTTGATGGCCGACAAATCCGCAGAACCAATGCTGGTGCTTGTCGCTGAGTCGGAAAAAGGCGTGGTCGGAAGCATAATCTTTAGCTCAGTTCGAATTCCTGGCGCAAAGTCAGGTCCTTCTTACCTACTCGCGCCCTTGGCAGTAGCGCCTGAGTTCCAACATATGGGCGTCGGAAAGCAGCTCATCGAGTCAGGTCTGACCGCACTCCGGGAGCGTGGTGGCGAGCTGATCTTCGTTCTGGGAGATCCCCGCTATTACAGCAGATTCGGATTCAGCGCGGAACACAAAGTGCGTGCGCCCTACGATCTTCCATACCCCGATGCCTGGATGTGCCGGCCGTTGGGCAAGCTTGTTCCGGAACTGATTGAAGGCCAGTTGGCTTGTGCCGAATCGCTCAAACGACCGGAGCATTGGTAA
- a CDS encoding ester cyclase: MRQFEEQGRMESENKELLRRFYAEVFADWNQELINELVAPEFRSHDWSVDSRTGPDGFRDFYNPVLGCFPDTHYEVEDIIAEGDKVVVRWKLLGTHEGEFRGIAPTGRSISMNGIAIYRVEGGKLRERWVVYDLFGLISQLQTTESG; this comes from the coding sequence ATGCGGCAATTTGAGGAACAAGGAAGAATGGAGAGTGAAAACAAGGAATTGTTGAGAAGATTTTACGCTGAGGTTTTCGCGGACTGGAACCAGGAGTTGATCAATGAGTTGGTCGCTCCCGAATTTCGATCGCATGATTGGTCGGTGGATAGTCGGACAGGGCCCGACGGATTCAGGGACTTTTATAACCCTGTTCTTGGATGTTTTCCAGATACTCACTATGAAGTGGAGGATATCATCGCGGAGGGGGATAAGGTAGTGGTGAGATGGAAACTCTTGGGAACCCACGAGGGGGAATTCAGGGGAATTGCTCCGACTGGAAGGAGTATTTCCATGAACGGGATAGCCATATATCGCGTAGAAGGAGGAAAACTCAGGGAAAGATGGGTGGTTTATGATCTGTTTGGCCTGATCTCGCAGTTGCAGACTACCGAGAGTGGGTAG
- a CDS encoding DUF4440 domain-containing protein — protein MRKQVIMNKTMRLTTIAAVVVMSCLAMVGCNESGTTNSASIEELGQMNRDFAKALIAKDAAAAAMLYEANASLLPPNEPIVTGRDRIQEYWQGLIDAGLVDASVKTIDAESDGDLGYEIGTFELKFAGENGETITDGGKYTEILKRDATGKWISIYGMWSSNEPAPPQ, from the coding sequence ATGAGGAAACAGGTCATCATGAATAAAACAATGCGACTCACAACTATCGCTGCTGTGGTGGTAATGTCATGCCTCGCAATGGTTGGCTGCAACGAATCAGGCACCACAAATTCGGCTTCAATTGAAGAACTGGGCCAGATGAATCGCGACTTCGCGAAAGCGTTGATCGCAAAAGACGCAGCAGCGGCAGCCATGCTTTACGAAGCGAACGCGTCGTTGCTACCACCCAACGAACCGATCGTAACGGGACGCGACAGAATCCAAGAATACTGGCAGGGCCTTATTGACGCAGGCCTGGTCGATGCATCCGTCAAGACGATTGATGCAGAAAGCGATGGAGACCTCGGTTACGAGATTGGCACTTTTGAACTGAAATTTGCCGGAGAGAACGGAGAAACAATAACCGACGGAGGAAAGTACACTGAGATCCTCAAGCGCGACGCCACCGGAAAATGGATCTCGATCTATGGCATGTGGAGCAGCAACGAACCCGCGCCGCCTCAGTAA
- a CDS encoding alpha/beta hydrolase, translating to MILTTTTQLMEEQMKKLSSLWAIRAVARSTQSRLVFSGIALVAVLASAVHALDDTMTPITTPSQPDAIELGTGPLPGAENPEVWHHQYGRRFVRNVTVATLTPFLPDPAKASGAAVVVAPGGGFTSLSMENEGWDVARALAERGVAAFVLKYRLNQTPADPQEYEKAMREMFSGDEPPPRPDPEERMAGLAPQIADARAAFALIRKHSAEWHIDAKRIGMVGFSAGAMLTLATTTNGEDAKPAFIGNIYGPLAPFNVPADAPPLFVALAADDPFFGNGGYGIIDSWRAAKRPVEFHLFEQGGHGFGMYPKETTSTGWFDAFARWLRMHGMMK from the coding sequence TTGATTCTGACCACCACAACACAACTGATGGAGGAGCAAATGAAAAAACTATCAAGTCTCTGGGCCATTCGCGCGGTCGCGCGGTCAACCCAATCTCGTCTGGTGTTCTCTGGAATTGCTTTGGTTGCTGTGCTTGCATCAGCGGTACATGCGCTCGACGACACGATGACGCCCATCACCACGCCTTCGCAGCCCGATGCAATCGAACTTGGAACTGGTCCACTACCTGGTGCGGAGAACCCAGAGGTCTGGCACCATCAGTACGGCCGTCGGTTCGTTCGCAATGTTACGGTTGCGACACTGACACCCTTTCTTCCGGATCCTGCCAAGGCAAGCGGCGCGGCGGTTGTCGTGGCACCAGGCGGGGGTTTCACAAGTCTGTCCATGGAAAATGAAGGCTGGGACGTGGCCCGCGCTCTGGCGGAAAGAGGTGTTGCAGCGTTTGTCCTCAAGTATCGCTTGAACCAGACACCAGCGGACCCGCAAGAGTACGAAAAGGCCATGCGGGAGATGTTTTCGGGTGATGAGCCACCACCGCGCCCCGACCCGGAAGAGAGAATGGCTGGTCTGGCGCCCCAGATTGCAGACGCCCGCGCGGCATTTGCACTTATCCGTAAGCACTCCGCCGAGTGGCATATCGACGCGAAACGGATCGGTATGGTTGGTTTTTCCGCTGGCGCGATGCTTACGCTGGCGACTACAACCAATGGAGAGGATGCTAAACCCGCCTTCATCGGGAACATCTACGGTCCGCTTGCGCCTTTCAATGTGCCCGCAGATGCGCCGCCACTGTTCGTTGCATTAGCCGCCGACGATCCGTTTTTCGGTAACGGCGGCTACGGGATCATCGATAGCTGGAGGGCTGCAAAGCGTCCCGTGGAGTTCCATCTTTTTGAGCAGGGTGGCCATGGCTTCGGCATGTATCCGAAGGAAACGACGAGCACGGGTTGGTTCGATGCCTTTGCGCGTTGGCTCCGTATGCATGGCATGATGAAGTGA
- a CDS encoding VOC family protein, which produces MPSINHIELRVASVDTSEKFYDPLCEHLGYYKHLRIGACILYRSKDGIGDLIIKRTRTAGKGKTYDKEAPGFAHLAWNANSREEVDSLYELLKGIDAVVLDPPCEMSYSPGYYAVWFQDPDGMKLEYAFTPMQNPTLQAEFKRLKARKK; this is translated from the coding sequence ATGCCCTCAATCAACCACATCGAGTTACGTGTCGCCAGCGTTGACACCTCCGAGAAATTCTATGACCCACTGTGCGAGCATCTGGGCTACTACAAGCATCTCAGGATAGGGGCTTGCATCCTCTACCGCAGCAAAGATGGAATCGGCGACTTGATCATCAAGCGAACCCGAACAGCCGGCAAAGGCAAGACCTACGACAAGGAGGCTCCCGGGTTCGCGCATCTTGCATGGAATGCGAACTCCCGAGAGGAAGTCGACTCGCTCTACGAGCTTCTCAAAGGCATTGATGCAGTCGTGCTGGATCCCCCGTGCGAGATGAGCTATAGTCCCGGATACTATGCGGTTTGGTTTCAAGATCCCGATGGCATGAAGCTCGAATACGCCTTCACTCCAATGCAAAACCCCACCCTGCAAGCGGAATTCAAAAGGCTTAAGGCTCGAAAGAAATAG
- a CDS encoding M23 family metallopeptidase, giving the protein MKKPVVFALGFGLGGILGVVSGIAFAVHTAKQSPRQSSFVNVVLANAPFDGEWFISWGGENPKDNHHIGSPPQDRAVDIRKIISGTKSETRQGDPNRNESHGCWAQPIYSPIDGVVEVAVDGVPDNIPGELNRSSAMGNHLMLKSPDGFVVVLAHFKQGSIAREAGEPIKAGDFLALCGNSGNSTEPHLHMHVQSGIGMAQSVAMRMVFPSITVNGVPQENYSPKRGDVISNGQKTLNQAPGPMPAEGPHASL; this is encoded by the coding sequence ATGAAAAAACCTGTTGTTTTCGCATTAGGCTTCGGGCTCGGAGGAATCCTCGGTGTAGTCTCGGGCATTGCTTTCGCCGTCCATACGGCAAAGCAATCCCCACGCCAGAGTTCCTTCGTGAACGTCGTATTGGCAAACGCGCCCTTCGATGGGGAATGGTTCATTTCTTGGGGTGGGGAAAATCCGAAGGACAATCACCACATCGGAAGCCCTCCCCAAGATCGCGCCGTCGATATCAGAAAGATCATATCCGGAACCAAAAGCGAGACCCGTCAGGGGGATCCAAATAGGAACGAAAGTCACGGATGCTGGGCGCAACCGATTTACTCGCCTATTGATGGGGTCGTGGAAGTGGCGGTGGACGGTGTGCCGGACAACATTCCCGGAGAGCTTAACCGGTCATCAGCCATGGGGAATCATTTGATGCTGAAATCCCCTGACGGATTCGTCGTAGTGCTGGCCCACTTCAAACAGGGTTCCATTGCGAGAGAGGCGGGGGAGCCGATCAAAGCGGGGGATTTTTTGGCATTGTGCGGCAATTCGGGAAATTCGACTGAACCGCACCTACACATGCATGTGCAGTCCGGGATTGGCATGGCCCAGTCGGTCGCAATGCGGATGGTATTTCCCTCGATCACGGTGAACGGAGTTCCCCAAGAGAATTACTCGCCGAAGCGAGGCGACGTCATTTCAAATGGACAGAAGACACTGAACCAGGCGCCAGGGCCCATGCCGGCCGAAGGCCCGCATGCCTCATTGTAG